One stretch of Podospora bellae-mahoneyi strain CBS 112042 chromosome 2, whole genome shotgun sequence DNA includes these proteins:
- a CDS encoding hypothetical protein (COG:P; EggNog:ENOG503NVS7): MENDRDHDLPPVASNRNGFYSLQGNHSSVSVFEDVEMAHDELYSGPMAESLPTSVSAFHHRRSRADSTASFSFWQEEDELNDPLAIEERRIGDLDELPFDDELDEEQDSTDLERTAEENDYVLHRRASTQSRGDSVHSMLLRRDSGTSAGSGYGSNRHSQKAHIQNEDLYIAIAGFRTSKIGYALYLLICVFTLGVGWLIFYWSPKWRVKLVGRSALLRECEWVVVENSWNEMTAVDVVSKEYGRTLSTVFGSPSKFTSYLLDDDPDPILPELRYIDYRHIRFFFHPVRDKFLICNGWKDPLWTDVQDVRNGIDSDEQVSRRTVFGKNDINIEKKTTGQLLVKEVFHPFYVFQVASLVLWSLDEYYYYACAIFLISAISIIQTLIETRQTERRLRDISRFECDVRICRHGFWNTILSSELVPGDVYEVSDPRLTQFPADSILLSGDCIVNESMLTGESIPITKTPASNDTLRKLDLNAPTPVAEVAKHTLFCGTKIIRARRPQNEDEQAVALAMVIKTGFNTTKGALVRSMLFPKPSGFKFYRDSFRYIGVMAIVAAVGFLASIVNFIHLGLAWHEIIIRALDLITIVVPPALPATLTIGTTFAVRRLKRQNIFCTSPQRVQVGGKLDIMCFDKTGTLTEEGLDILGVHLVSRDTNKFIDLIENPDDLAVGHDQPPAVGGKPDTRSTALYTMATCHALRKIDGEMLGEPLELKMFEFTKWSFEEGDLGGGKGDDEEQGTLKPSIARPPPDAKADGTGEASSIELGVLKSFEFVSHLRRASVIVKDFGKPSGDIYVKGSPECMREICKPETFPEDYDEVLGQYTRKGYRVIACASRHIKKLSWVKAQKMHRHDVESNLEFVGFIIFENKLKPTTAAVLKELGDSNIGTVMVTGDNILTAISVARESGMISETAHCFYARFATGHTKDPNAELQWESIDNPIYRLDPRTLLPLPAPPEGDASLPYDISNMRNYSIAVSGDVFRWVVDYAPAEVMQRMLVTGKVFARMSPDEKHELVDKLQSIDYSCGFCGDGANDCGALKAADVGISLSEAEASVAAPFTSRVFDITCVPKVIREGRAALVTSFACFKYMSLYSAIQFTTVSFLYASASNLGDFQFLYIDLALILPIAVFMGWSKPYPVLCKKKPIADLVSRKVLTPLMCHMAVCVGIQTVAFVGVRGMEGFIAPTTPKPGEKPDVENSEVTGLFLVSCWQYVLAGWVLNAGRPFREGVGKNWPFLVTMATALGLNGFMAVAPPEWIGFMRLTRTSWEYKVVFVFGLGAGVYLGLAWVGEHYVFQRLAGWVGRVKGWLRGGEKGGKKRKEYKVILERMRF; this comes from the exons ATGGAAAACGACCGAGATCACGATCTGCCGCCGGTGGCGAGCAACCGAAATGGCTTTTATAGTCTCCAAGGAAACCACAGCAGCGTCAGCGTTTTcgaggatgttgagatggCGCACGATGAA CTCTACTCGGGGCCGATGGCTGAATCGTTACCCACGAGTGTCTCTGCCTTTCATCACCGCCGCTCACGAGCCGATTCCACAGCAAGCTTCTCATTCTggcaggaagaagatgaactGAATGACCCTCTTGCGATAGAGGAGCGGCGCATCGGGGATCTGGACGAGCTCCCGTTCGACGACGAACTCGACGAGGAACAGGACTCTACCGACCTCGAACGAACCGCCGAGGAAAACGATTACGTCCTCCATCGGCGCGCATCCACGCAATCACGAGGGGACTCTGTGCACAGTATGTTGCTACGTAGGGACAGTGGCACATCGGCAGGGAGTGGATATGGGTCGAATCGACACAGTCAAAAGGCGCATATTCAGAATGAGGACCTCTACATTGCGATCGCGGGGTTCAGAACCAGTAAAATCGGCTATGCTCTGTACCTTTTGATATGTGTATTCACGTTGGGGGTAGGGTGGCTAATCTTCTACTGGTCGCCAAAGTGGCGAGTCAAGCTGGTTGGGAGGTCCGCGCTCCTCAGGGAGTGcgagtgggtggtggtggaaaactCGTGGAACGAGATGACCGCGGTGGATGTGGTATCGAAGGAGTATGGGAGGACGCTTTCGACAGTTTTTGGGTCGCCTTCCAAGTTCACTTCGTACCTCCTGGATGACGATCCAGATCCAATTCTTCCGGAACTGAGGTACATAGACTATCGCCACAttcgcttcttcttccaccctGTGCGCGACAAGTTTCTCATCTGCAATGGCTGGAAGGATCCCCTCTGGACAGATGTTCAAGACGTTCGCAATGGTATCGACAGCGACGAGCAGGTCAGCCGTCGCACTGTCTTTGGGAAAAACGATATCAATATCGAAAAGAAGACTACTGGCCAGCTCCTCGTGAAGGAA GTCTTTCACCCATTCTACGTATTTCAAGTCGCCAGTCTTGTCCTATGGTCTCTGGACGAATACTACTACTACGCTTGCGccatcttcttgatctcggccATTTCTATCATACAGACTTTGATAGAAACACGGCAGACTGAGAGGAGACTTCGGGACATTTCTCGGTTTGAGTGTGATGTCAGAATCTGTCGACACGGCTTCT GGAACACAATCCTCTCAAGCGAACTAGTACCCGGTGACGTCTACGAAGTCAGCGACCCCAGGTTGACGCAGTTTCCTGCCGATAGCATCCTTCTAAGCGGTGACTGCATTGTCAACGAGAGCATGCTCACAGGAGAATCGATACCTATAACCAAAACCCCAGCTTCAAACGACACGCTTCGGAAGCTTGATTTGAATGCTCCAACACCAGTAGCCGAGGTGGCCAAACACACTCTGTTTTGCGGAACCAAGATCATCCGCGCTCGAAGGCCTCAGAATGAAGATGAACAAGCTGTTGCTCTTGCCATGGTTATCAAGACAGGCTTCAACACAACAAAGGGTGCCTTGGTTCGGTCAATGCTCTTCCCGAAGCCGTCTGGCTTCAAGTTCTACAGAGATTCCTTCCGGTACATTGGTGTGATGGCCATTGTGGCAGCTGTTGGTTTCTTGGCCAGTATCGTCAACTTCATTCACCTTGGCTTGGCGTGGCATGAAATCATCATTCGCGCCCTGGATCTGATCACGATTGTGGTTCCACCGGCGTTGCCGGCCACCTTGACTATTGGCACCACGTTTGCGGTGCGCCGGCTCAAGAGACAGAACATCTTTTGCACGAGCCCGCAGAGGGTTCAGGTTGGAGGAAAACTTGACATTATGTGCTTTGACAAGACTGGGACTTTGACAGAGGAGGGCCTTGACATCCTTGGTGTGCATCTCGTTTCTAGGGACACCAACAAGTTTATTGATTTGATTGAAAATCCTGATGATTTGGCGGTTGGTCATGACCAGCCCCCTGCTGTGGGGGGTAAGCCTGACACCAGGTCGACGGCGCTTTATACCATGGCCACTTGCCATGCGCTGAGGAAGATCGATGGCGAGATGCTCGGGGAGCCTCTTGAGCTAAAGATGTTTGAGTTTACAAAGTGGTCTTTCGAAGAGGGTGAcctgggtggtggaaaaggggatgacgaggagcAAGGAACTCTGAAGCCTTCAATCGCTAGGCCGCCTCCGGACGCAAAAGCTGATGGCACTGGGGAAGCATCTTCTATCGAACTGGGTGTGCTCAAGTCGTTTGAGTTTGTGTCTCATCTTCGCCGGGCCAGTGTCATTGTCAAAGACTTTGGTAAGCCAAGCGGAGACATTTATGTCAAGGGTTCGCCTGAGTGTATGAGGGAGATTTGCAAGCCAGAGACATTCCCTGAGGATTATGACGAGGTCTTGGGGCAGTATACTCGCAAGGGGTACAGAGTCATCGCTTGTGCCTCGAGACATATCAAGAAGCTCAGCTGGGTCAAGGCTCAGAAGATGCACAGGCATGATGTCGAGTCGAACCTCGAGTTTGTCGGCTTCATCATTTTTGAGAACAAGCTCAAGCCTACCACGGCGGCGGTACTCAAGGAACTTGGAGATTCTAATATCGGAACTGTCATGGTTACCGGCGACAACATCTTGACCGCCATCAGTGTGGCGAGGGAATCTGGCATGATCAGCGAGACGGCACATTGTTTCTACGCTCGGTTCGCAACAGGGCACACCAAAGACCCCAACGCCGAGTTACAGTGGGAGAGTATTGACAACCCCATCTACCGTCTCGATCCCCGAACCCTACTCCCACTACCGGCTCCTCCGGAAGGCGACGCCTCGCTACCATACGACATCTCTAACATGAGGAATTACTCCATCGCAGTCTCAGGCGATGTCTTCCGCTGGGTAGTCGACTACGCCCCAGCAGAAGTAATGCAGCGCATGCTCGTCACCGGCAAGGTCTTTGCGCGCATGTCGCCAGATGAGAAGCACGAGCTGGTCGACAAGCTTCAGAGCATCGACTACTCGTGCGGCTTCTGCGGCGACGGCGCCAATGACTGCGGCGCGCTCAAGGCAGCCGACGTTGGGATCTCCCTCTCGGAAGCGGAAGCCTCTGTCGCAGCCCCTTTCACCTCGCGCGTCTTTGACATCACGTGCGTCCCCAAAGTGATAAGAGAAGGCCGGGCCGCGTTGGTGACGTCGTTTGCCTGTTTCAAGTACATGAGTCTCTACTCGGCGATCCAGTTCACGACAGTCTCGTTCCTCTACGCGTCTGCTTCCAACCTGGGGGATTTTCAGTTTCTGTATATTGACCTGGCGTTGATCCTGCCGATAGCGGTGTTTATGGGGTGGTCGAAACCGTACCCGGTGCTgtgcaagaagaagccgatTGCGGATTTGGTGTCCAGGAAGGTGCTGACGCCGTTGATGTGCCACATGGCGGTTTGTGTCGGTATCCAAACGGTGGCGTTtgtgggggtgagggggatggaggggtttaTTGCGCCAACGACGCCAAAACCGGGGGAGAAGCCGGATGTGGAGAATAGCGAGGTGACGGGGTTGTTTCTGGTTAGTTGCTGGCAGTATGTGCTTgcggggtgggtgttgaatGCTGGGAGGCCGTttagggagggggtggggaagaatT GGCCTTTTTTGGTCACGATGGCGACTGCGTTGGGGTTGAATGGGTTTATGGCTGTTGCGCCGCCGGAGTGGATTGGGTTTATGAGGTTGACTAGGACGAGTTGGGAGTACAAAGTtgtgtttgtttttgggttgggggcgggggtgtaTTTGGGGTTGGCGTGGGTGGGAGAGCATTATGTTTTTCAGAGGTTGGCGGGGTGGGTTGGGCGGGTCAAGGGGTGgctgagggggggggagaaggggggtaagaagaggaaggagtaCAAGGTTattttggagaggatgaggttttGA
- the SER33 gene encoding D-3-phosphoglycerate dehydrogenase 2 (COG:E; BUSCO:EOG09262CO6; EggNog:ENOG503NU0Y): MTTPKPISQSSLARPAVSNSLSVSPTATFHSPPASSSFMASLALRAAAKQLKPFSTEDIKILLLENVNQTGRDILSGQGYQVEFHKASLPEDQLIEKIRDVHVIGIRSKTKLTAKVLQEAKNLLVIGCFCIGTNQVDLDYAAKQGIAVFNSPFANSRSVAELVIAEIISLARQLGDRSNELHRGTWNKVSAKCWEVRGKTLGIVGYGHIGSQLSVLAEAMGMNVIYYDVVSLMAIGTARQVPTLEALLGEADFVTLHVPETPETKNMLGAKQFEQMKNGSYLINASRGTVVDIPALIKAMRAGKVAGAALDVYPNEPAGNGDYFTTDLNPWAEELRGLNNIILTPHIGGSTEEAQRAIGIEVADALVRYINQGVTLGSVNLPEVNMRQLTLDESNHARIIYIHRNVPGVLRRVNEILGDHNVDKQISDSKGDIAYLMADVSDVRPEDIKDIRDSLDGLSSRILTRVLY, translated from the exons ATgacaaccccaaaaccaatCTCACAGTCTTCGTTGGCTAGACCTGCCGTGTCCAACAGCCTCAGTGTTTCCCCTACCGCTACTTTCCACTCACCACCCGCGTCGAGCAGCTTCATGGCCAGCCTTGCGTTGCGCGCTGCTGCTAAGCAGCTCAAGCCGTTCAGCACGGAGGACATCAAGattctgctgctggagaatGTGAACCAGACTGGGAGGGATATTCTGTCTGGTCAGGGGTACCAGGTTGAGTTTCACAAGGCTTCGTTGCCAGAGGATCAGTTGATTGAGAAGATTAG AGATGTCCACGTCATTGGCATCCGCTCAAAGACAAAGTTGACGGCCAAGGTGCTCCAGGAGGCCAAGAACCTTCTCGTCATCGGCTGCTTCTGCATCGGCACTAACCAGGTTGATCTGGATTATGCTGCCAAGCAGGGTATCGCTGTTTTCAACTCTCCCTTTGCCAACTCGCGCAGTGTGGCCGAGTTGGTGATTGCTGAGATTATCTCTCTTGCCCGCCAGCTGGGCGATCGCTCGAATGAGCTTCACCGGGGCACTTGGAACAAGGTCAGCGCCAAGTGCTGGGAGGTGCGTGGCAAGACGCTGGGTATTGTTGGGTATGGGCATATTGGCTCGCAGCTGTCTGTGTTGGCGGAGGCGATGGGGATGAATGTCATTTACTATGACGTGGTCAGCTTGATGGCGATTGGTACCGCGAGGCAGGTGCCTACGCTGGAGGCGCTGCTTGGGGAGGCGGATTTTGTCACGCTGCATGTGCCCGAGACTCCGGAGACGAAGAACATGCTGGGGGCGAAGCAGTTTGAGCAGATGAAGAATGGGTCTTATCTTATCAATGCCAGCCGTGGGACGGTGGTTGATATCCCGGCGCTGATCAAGGCTATGAGGGCGGGCAAGGTTGCTGGTGCGGCGCTGGATGTCTATCCTAATGAGCCGGCTGGGAATGGGGATTACTTCACCACCGACCTGAACCCGTGGGCGGAGGAGCTCCGCGGTCTCAACAACATTATTTTGACTCCTCATATCGGTGGTAGCACGGAGGAGGCGCAGAGGGCGATTGGTATTGAGGTTGCGGATGCGCTCGTGAGGTACATCAACCAGGGTGTCACCCTTGGGAGCGTCAACCTGCCCGAGGTCAACATGCGCCAGCTTACCCTCGACGAGAGCAACCACGCGCGCATCATCTACATCCATCGCAACGTGCCCGGTGTGCTGCGCAGAGTGAACGAGATCTTGGGCGACCACAACGTCGACAAGCAGATTTCGGACTCCAAGGGCGACATTGCTTACCTCATGGCCGATGTTAGCGACGTCCGGCCGGAGGATATCAAGGACATTCGGGACAGCTTGGACGGACTCAGCTCACGCATTCTTACCCGGGTTCTGTATTAG
- the BUR1 gene encoding serine/threonine protein kinase, CMGC, CDC2/CDK subfamily (EggNog:ENOG503NU5C; COG:D), whose amino-acid sequence MSASESQEAAGRPQSPRSFAIAHQRPRSSFVGCSKIADYEVLGKLGEGTFGEVYRARSRKTGALVALKKIIMHNEKDGFPITALREIKLLKLLSHPNILRLEDMAVEHPPRSADKRKRPIMYMVTPYMDHDLSGLLDNPSVTLTEPQIKCYMQQLLQGLEYLHANRILHRDMKAANLLINNRGILQIADFGLARHYEGKTPQPGHGGGEGTRDYTALVVTRWYRPPELLMHLKRYTTSIDLWGVGCVFGEMLVGKPILTGESDGHQLELIWDLCGTPTIETMPGLKDLPGAEAMSPKPRQGNLGQRFREYGSGAISLLRELLKLDWRSRINAHDALQHPYFRNPPYPAKPEELPSFEESHEYDRKKYHEKRTVLPPAPRGGTVGRGPNNDGDGYRNSGGPGGRGYPRNNNNRNFGGPAPAPDERVPAWHRDTRLPPRPPPPADYGNGRDRAPRGGGGGNRQDVDTYIPSYDRDAPRRDDRRRDDRRDRGGPGDRRRGDYDDRTRSNRTRSRSRSPLPPRDRDRDRDRDRDRDRPPRDGPPHPR is encoded by the exons ATGAGCGCCTCCGAGTCGCAGGAGGCTGCGGGGAGGCCGCAATCTCCCCGCAGCTTTGCCATTGCGCACcagaggccgagaagcagcTTTGTCGGGTGCTCCAAGATTGCCGACTACGAGGTGTTGGGGAAACTGGGCGAGGGTACCTttgg AGAGGTTTACCGCGCGAGATCGAGAAAGACGGGTGCTTTGGTTGCGCTCAAGAAGATCATCATGCATAACGAAAAGGATGGCTTTCCGATTACGGCATTGAGAGAAATCAAGCTGCTCAAGCTACTGTCGCATCCCAACATCCTCCGACTGGAGGATATGGCAGTGGAACACCCGCCTAGGAGTG CGGACAAACGAAAGCGACCCATCATGTACATGGTCACGCCCTACATGGACCATGACCTGTCGGGCTTGCTCGACAACCCCTCGGTGACATTGACCGAGCCGCAAATTAAGTGCTACATGCAGCAACTGCTCCAGGGCCTGGAGTATCTACACGCCAATCGCATTTTGCACAGAGATATGAAGGCTGCCAACCTGTTGATCAACAACAGGGGCATTCTTCAGATTGCTGATTTCGGTCTTGCGAGACACTACGAGGGCAAGACACCACAGCCTGGTCACGGCGGTGGGGAAGGAACGCGTGACTACACTGCTTTGGTGGTCACGCGCTGGTACCGCCCGCCCGAGTTGTTGATGCATCTCAAACGATACACCACATCGATTGACTTGTGGGGAGTTGG GTGTGTTTTTGGCGAGATGCTAGTTGGCAAGCCCATTCTCACCGGCGAATCTGATGGGCACCAGTTGGAGTTGATATGGGACCTCTGCGGTACGCCCACCATCGAGACAATGCCTGGGTTGAAAGACTTGCCTGGAGCCGAAGCGATGTCACCCAAGCCGCGACAAGGTAACCTGGGGCAAAGGTTCAGAGAATACGGCTCGGGTGCCATCTCGTTACTTCGAGAGCTTCTCAAGCTGGACTGGAGGAGCAGAATCAACGCTCATGACGCCCTGCAGCACCCTTACTTCCGCAACCCCCCATACCCCGCCAAGCCAGAAGAACTGCCGTCTTTCGAAGAAAGTCACGAATATGATCGTAAGAAGTACCATGAGAAAAGAACCGTGTTGCCTCCAGCGCCCAGGGGCGGTACCGTGGGCCGCGGTCCCAACAATGACGGCGATGGCTACAGGAACAGCGGTGGCCCCGGCGGAAGAGGCTATCCTcggaacaacaacaaccgcaaTTTTGGTGGTCCGGCCCCGGCACCAGACGAGCGAGTGCCCGCTTGGCACAGAGACACCAGGCTTCCACCGcgcccacctccacctgCGGACTATGGCAACGGCCGTGATCGAGCTCCTcgtggaggtggcggaggaaATCGTCAGGACGTCGATACGTATATTCCCAGTTATGATAGGGACGCTCCAAGACGAGACGATCGGCGGAGGGACGACAGGCGAGACCGCGGAGGCCCAGGggacaggaggaggggggattaTGATGACCGCACAAGGAGCAATCGCACGCGCAGCAGAAGTCGGTCACCTCTGCCGCCAAGAGACCGCGATAGGGACAGGGACAGGGACAGGGACAGAGATCGGCCACCTCGCGATGGTCCACCGCATCCTAGATAG
- a CDS encoding hypothetical protein (EggNog:ENOG503P6VB): MFARFSRALPRSQLAGPIRPLYRYTATGLGASMWFWIFYKAKEDGPVLLGWKHPWDH; the protein is encoded by the exons atgTTCGCCCGCTTCTCCCGAGccctcccccgctcccaACTCGCCGGCCCCATCCGGCCCCTCTACCGCTATACCGCCACCGGCCTGGGAGCTTCCATGTGGTTCTGGATCTTTTACAAGGCGAAGGAGGACG gaCCTGTCCTTCTCGGCTGGAAGCACCCCTGGGATCACTAA
- the NAP1 gene encoding histone chaperone (EggNog:ENOG503NVG5; COG:B; COG:D; BUSCO:EOG09263ULA) codes for MAEPIKNKRPDPAVAPFVSISPIYPAVVTAQQDLACDHELTILHDAEDLGGGVTAASIFAHDPRLVSLIQGRLGSLVGKSSGYIESLPAEVKRRVSGLKGIQKEHSKLEAEFQEEVLQLEKKFFAKFTPLYEQRAAIVNGKTEPTEDLVKAGEEDEDKAEGAAVENKGATDGGKVSGIPEFWLSAMKNQISLAEMITDRDEGALKSLIDIRMEYLDKPGFRLIFEFAENEFFTNKIITKTYYYQNESGYGGDFIYDHAEGDKIDWKAGQDLTVRIEQKKQRNKTTKQTRIVKKTVPTESFFNFFSPPKPPTDDDDEAAEDIEERLELDYQLGEDIKEKLIPRAIDWFTGEALAFEELDEEDYADFDDDDEDDEDDDSEDHDDEDESEEDEEDGSKPKQEPSECKQS; via the exons ATGGCCGAACCGATTAAGAACAAGCGGCCCGACCCCGCCGTTGCCCC GTTCGtatccatctcccccatctaCCCCGCCGTTGTTACGGCCCAACAAGATTTGGCTTGTGATCATGAACTGACCATTTTGCATGACGCAGAGGatctgggtggtggtgtcacTGCCGCTTCCATCTTTGCTCACGACCCCCGCCTCGTGTCTCTGATCCAGGGCCGTCTCGGTTCCCTCGTTGGCAAGTCTTCCGGCTACATCGAGTCGCTCCCTGCCGAGGTCAAGCGCCGTGTCTCCGGTCTCAAGGGCATCCAGAAAGAGCACTCCAAGCTCGAGGCCGAGTTCCAGGAGGAGGTCCTTCAGCTCGAGAAGAAATTCTTCGCCAAGTTCACCCCTCTCTATGAGCAGCGTGCTGCCATCGTCAACGGCAAGACCGAGCCCACCGAGGACCTCGTCAaggccggcgaggaggatgaggacaagGCGGAGGGCGCCGCTGTCGAGAACAAGGGCGCCACCGACGGCGGTAAGGTCAGCGGTATTCCCGAGTTCTGGCTCTCTGCCATGAAGAACCAGATCTCCCTTGCCGAGATGATCACCGACCGCGATGAGGGCGCTCTCAAGTCCCTGATCGACATCCGCATGGAGTACCTCGACAAGCCCGGTTTCCGCCTGATCTTCGAGTTCGCTGAGAACGAGTTTTTCACCAAcaagatcatcaccaagacctACTACTACCAGAACGAGAGCGGGTATGGCGGTGACTTCATTTATGACCATGCCGAAGGTGACAAGATCGACTGGAAGGCCGGTCAGGATCTTACCGTTCGCATCGAACAGAAGAAGCAACGTAACAAGA CCACGAAGCAGACTCGCATCGTTAAGAAGACTGTCCCAACCGAgtccttcttcaacttcttctcgCCCCCCAAGCCGcccaccgacgacgacgacgaggcgGCCGAGGATATTGAGGAGCGTCTCGAGCTCGACTACCAGCTCGGTGAGgacatcaaggagaagcttATTCCCCGCGCCATCGACTGGTTCACCGGCGAGGCCCTCGCTTTCGAGGAgttggacgaggaggactATGCCGATttcgacgacgatgatgaggatgacgaggacgatgacagCGAGGACcacgatgatgaggacgagtccgaggaggacgag GAGGATGGCAGCAAGCCCAAGCAGGAGCCCTCGGAGTGCAAGCAAAGCTAA